A window from Onychostoma macrolepis isolate SWU-2019 chromosome 07, ASM1243209v1, whole genome shotgun sequence encodes these proteins:
- the gpt2 gene encoding alanine aminotransferase 2 → MYRLQSLAARSLIAGALDQCTPLTLTSLTGVRHKSQGPSVEKCGQMRFITAEAKVSAGRLGGKMREKTLTMDTLNPQVKAVEYAVRGPIVIKAGEIERYLEEGGTKPFSEVIKANIGDAHAMGQQPITFLRQVVALCTFPELMDSPSFPEDAKWRARRILQGCGGHSLGSYSASPGVECIRKDIAAYIEQRDEGVPSDWENIYLTTGASDGIMTILRLLVSGKDSSRTGVMIPIPQYPLYSAAISEMDAVQVNYYLDEDNCWALDINELHRAYHAAKQHCQPRVICIINPGNPTGQVQSKKCIEEVLHFAYEENLFVMSDEVYQDNVYAPDCQFHSFKKVLYEMGPEYFNSVELVSFHSTSKGYTGECGFRGGYMEVINMDPEVKAQLVKLLSVRLCPPLAGQAAMDVIVNPPQPEEHTFKQFHQEKSSVLGALAEKAKLTEQILNAVPGIKCNPVQGAMYAFPRILIPPKAVEEAKALGMQPDMLYCLRLLEETGICVVPGSGFGQKDGTYHFRMTILPSIEKLKVLLGKVRDFHIGFLKEYSALEMKSDLICKT, encoded by the exons ATGTATCGCTTGCAGTCGCTGGCAGCTCGATCACTGATCGCCGGAGCTCTCGATCAGTGTACCCCCTTAACACTCACTTCTCTTACTGGGGTGCGACACAAATCCCAAGGTCCGTCCGTGGAGAAGTGCGGCCAGATGCGCTTCATCACCGCCGAGGCTAAAGTGTCTGCTGGGCGCCTCGGCGGGAAGATGCGGGAGAAGACCCTGACTATGGACACACTGAACCCGCAGGTGAAGGCTGTGGAGTACGCCGTGAGAGGACCCATCGTGATCAAAGCTGGAGAGATCGAGAGATACTTGGAGGAG GGTGGTACGAAGCCCTTCTCTGAAGTCATCAAAGCCAACATCGGTGATGCACATGCCATGGGACAACAGCCAATCACCTTCCTCAGACAG GTGGTGGCTCTCTGCACATTCCCTGAGCTGATGGACAGCCCCAGTTTCCCGGAGGATGCGAAATGGAGAGCACGGCGTATCCTGCAGGGCTGCGGGGGACACAGTCTcg GGTCGTATAGTGCAAGCCCCGGCGTAGAGTGCATCCGCAAAGACATCGCTGCGTACATAGAGCAAAGAGATGAAGGAGTTCCTTCAGACTGGGAAAACATTTACCTCACCACTGGGGCTAGTGATGGCATTATG ACTATTCTGCGGCTACTGGTGTCTGGAAAAGATTCTTCTCGGACCGGTGTAATGATCCCCATCCCTCAATACCCGCTTTACTCTGCTGCGATCTCAGAGATGGATGCGGTACAGGTCAACTACTACTTAGATGAGGACAACTGCTGGGCCCTGGACATCAATGAACTTCACAGAGCCTATCATGCTGCCAAACAGCACTGTCAGCCAAGAGTCATTTGCATCATTAACCCTGGCAACCCTACTG GTCAGGTCCAGAGTAAAAAATGCATTGAAGAAGTCTTGCACTTTGCTTATGAAGAGAATCTCTTTGTTATGTCAGATGAG GTGTATCAGGACAATGTGTACGCTCCTGACTGTCAGTTCCACTCCTTCAAGAAGGTGCTATATGAGATGGGTCCCGAGTACTTCAACAGTGTGGAGCTCGTCTCCTTCCATTCCACTTCCAAAGGCTACACTGGAGA GTGTGGCTTCAGGGGTGGATATATGGAGGTGATCAACATGGATCCTGAGGTCAAGGCCCAGCTGGTCAAGCTTTTATCAGTTCGTCTGTGTCCCCCCTTGGCAGGCCAGGCTGCAATGGATGTGATTGTCAACCCTCCTCAACCAGAAGAGCACACGTTCAAACAGTTCCACCAG GAGAAATCATCAGTGCTGGGTGCTTTAGCAGAGAAAGCTAAACTAACTGAGCAGATCCTGAATGCAGTTCCAGGAATCAAGTGTAATCCTGTCCAGGGGGCCATGTACGCCTTCCCTCGAATCTTGATCCCTCCTAAGGCAGTGGAGGAAGCCAAG GCTCTAGGAATGCAGCCTGACATGCTGTACTGCCTGAGGTTGCTGGAGGAGACGGGAATCTGCGTTGTTCCCGGAAGTGGCTTTGGGCAGAAAGATGGAACGTATCATTTCAG AATGACAATCCTACCATCCATAGAGAAGCTGAAGGTACTTCTTGGCAAAGTGCGAGATTTCCACATCGGTTTCCTTAAAGAGTACTCCGCTCTGGAGATGAAATCTGACCTGATTTGCAAAACATAA